CCGGTAATACTTGAATATTTGAAGAAGAAGGATCTTCAGGATCTTGTGGTGGTATCTCCGGATGCCGGAGGTGTGGAAAGGGCGAGGGCGATTGCCAAGAAACTGGATGCGTCGCTTGCCATTATAGATAAGAGGAGAGAGAAGGTTAATGTATCTGAGGTAATGAACATCATAGGTGACGTAAGAGACAGGGATGCCCTTCTGCTGGATGACATGATTGATACGGCAGGAACGATTACCCAGGGAGCCGGAGCGCTGAAAAAAGCCGGGGCACGGAAGATCCTTGCCGCATGCACTCATCCCGTACTGTCGGGTTCAGCAATCGAGCGTTTGAATGGATCTGTGATTGATGAAGTTATTGTGACCAATACGATTCCCCTCAACGGGAAAGAACAGTCCTGTAAAAAGATCACTACCTTATCAGTTGCACCTCTTCTGGGTGAAGCGATAAGAAATACCCACAATGAGACATCGGTAAGCTCTCTCTTTCTGTAAACAGATAATAATTCAAAACACGACAAACAATTAATTAAGGAGGAGTTGGTATCATGGAAAGAATATCATTAAACGCAAATGTCAGGAAAGAAAGTGGTAAGGGAGTTGCAAGGGGCCTCAGGAGGAGCGGCCGCATCCCTGCAGTTCTGTACAGTAAGGGTAAGTCAACAAGCATCAGCCTTGATCCTGCAAAGGTAAAGAAATTAATCATGCTTGGGCACGCTGAGAGCACCCTTATTGATCTGAAGCTGGAAGGAACAGTTGAAAAGACTGGCAAGGTTGCTATCCTGCGTGATTATCAGAAGGACCCCCTTACAGGAGAACTTCTGCACGCAGATTTCTTTGAGGTGTCAATGGATGAAAAGATCAGGGTTACTGTTCCGATCGAGCTTACAGGGAAGACTCCGGCAGGTGTTGCAGAAGGTGGTCTCCTCCAGCTCATAAGCAGGGAAGTTGAGATAGAGTGCCTTCCGTCATTGATACCGGACAATATCCAGGCAGACGCATCAGCGCTTGGGATAGGGGACAGCCTCCATGTCAGGGATATAAGTATCCCTGAGGGGATCAGGTTTGTTTCTGACCAGGAGCAGGTCGTTCTTACGATCGTTGCGCCTGTGTCTCAGGAAAAACTGCAGGAGCTGCTGACTACGCCAGCCCCTGGCGAGGGGACGAAGGAGCCTGAACTTATAAAGAAGCCTGTCAAGGAAGGTGAAAAGGTTGCTGAGAAGGAGGGCAAGGCCTGAAGTTGATTGTCGGACTTGGCAATCCCGGAGACAAATATAAGGATACGAGACACAATACCGGTTTTCTGGTTATAGAAAAACTTGCAGCATATCATTCTATTAAGATCAGAGAAGAGAGCAGGCTGTACCTGTCAGGGAAGGGGAAAATAGCCGGCAATGATGTAATGCTCGCAATGCCCATGACCTATATGAACAGGAGCGGCGACGGTGTTAGAGAGTTGATGAGATATTACAGGTTATCGCCGTCAGACCTGATCCTTATTTATGATGACCTCGATCTGGATTCCGGTCAGATGAGGATAAAGACAAAAGGCGGCAGCGGAGGCCATAATGGTTGCGCATCGGTAATCGCTGCTATCGGCACTGAGGAGTTCATAAGAATCAGGATAGGGATAGGCAGGCCGGCCGCTGGTGCTGATATAACAGGATATGTGCTGTCAAAGTTTTCAGGGACTGAGACACATGTTATTGAATTGGCACTGGAAAATGCGGCTGATGCGGTAAGGATGATCGTTGCCGGTGATTTAGTTGGGGTGATGAATAAGTATAATTAAGAGTTCAAGGGGGCAAGGGGGCAAGTGAATAGAAGTTAAATTTTACACTGGGCTACTCGAGTCCTCTATTTTTAATCAAGAAAGGAGATGAGATGGAAAGATTGGTTGAGTTTGCGTGGTTGTTCGGAATAGGAGGACTGATTATAGCAGGGTTTATTTTCCTGTATATAACCAGGCAGCCTGACGGGAATGACAAGATGCGGGGTATTGCAAAAAAGATCCATGAAGGGGCCATGGCATATCTGAGACGTCAATATACCATACTGGCTGTCTTTATAGTGATAATATTCTTTGCCCTCCTCTACGGACTTGGAATTCAGACCGCAATTGCGTATGTTGGTGGCGCCATTTCTTCAATGCTTGCAGGCCTTTTCGGAATGAATGCTGCAA
The DNA window shown above is from Nitrospirota bacterium and carries:
- a CDS encoding ribose-phosphate pyrophosphokinase; protein product: MLDHEMKIFTGNSNRDLAEEICRYLQITLGKASVGTFSDGEILVKLNENVRGRDIFLIQTFSTPVNRHLMELLIMMDAFKRASAYRITAVLPYFGYARQDRKAEPRVPITAKLVADLITVSGADRVLTLDLHVGQIQGFFNIPVDNIFATPVILEYLKKKDLQDLVVVSPDAGGVERARAIAKKLDASLAIIDKRREKVNVSEVMNIIGDVRDRDALLLDDMIDTAGTITQGAGALKKAGARKILAACTHPVLSGSAIERLNGSVIDEVIVTNTIPLNGKEQSCKKITTLSVAPLLGEAIRNTHNETSVSSLFL
- a CDS encoding aminoacyl-tRNA hydrolase, which gives rise to MKLIVGLGNPGDKYKDTRHNTGFLVIEKLAAYHSIKIREESRLYLSGKGKIAGNDVMLAMPMTYMNRSGDGVRELMRYYRLSPSDLILIYDDLDLDSGQMRIKTKGGSGGHNGCASVIAAIGTEEFIRIRIGIGRPAAGADITGYVLSKFSGTETHVIELALENAADAVRMIVAGDLVGVMNKYN
- a CDS encoding 50S ribosomal protein L25 — protein: MERISLNANVRKESGKGVARGLRRSGRIPAVLYSKGKSTSISLDPAKVKKLIMLGHAESTLIDLKLEGTVEKTGKVAILRDYQKDPLTGELLHADFFEVSMDEKIRVTVPIELTGKTPAGVAEGGLLQLISREVEIECLPSLIPDNIQADASALGIGDSLHVRDISIPEGIRFVSDQEQVVLTIVAPVSQEKLQELLTTPAPGEGTKEPELIKKPVKEGEKVAEKEGKA